In a single window of the Mugil cephalus isolate CIBA_MC_2020 chromosome 6, CIBA_Mcephalus_1.1, whole genome shotgun sequence genome:
- the tmed5 gene encoding transmembrane emp24 domain-containing protein 5, which translates to MEPVPAFLCVLSVFVSLLSERFVVLSAFSQSLDNDYTFTLPAGRKECFYQTMKKDASLEIEYQVLDGAGLDVDFTIFSPSGQELFNDYRKSDGVHTIETEDGDYMFCFDNTFSSVSEKLIFFELILDNMDADEDPNDWKEYVHGTDILDMKLEDIMDTINNVKSRLGKSAQIQTLLRAFEARDRNLQESNFDRVNFWSIVNLVVMMVVSTVQVYLVRSLFEDKRKIRT; encoded by the exons ATGGAGCCAGTCCCGGCGTTTCTGTGTGTCCTGTCCGTGTTTGTGTCGCTACTCTCGGAGAGGTTTGTGGTGTTGTCTGCCTTCTCTCAGTCCCTGGACAACGACTACACATTCACTCTACCCGCTGGTCGAAAGGAGTGTTTCTACCAGACCATGAAGAAGGATGCCTCTCTGGAGATTGAATATCAG GTATTAGATGGTGCAGGTCTCGATGTAGATTTCACCATATTCTCTCCTTCTGGTCAGGAGCTGTTCAACGACTACCGCAAGTCCGATGGCGTCCACAC CATAGAAACCGAGGATGGGGACTACATGTTCTGCTTTGACAACACGTTCAGTTCGGTCTCGGAGAAGCTCATCTTCTTCGAGTTGATTCTGGACAACATGGACGCGGATGAAGACCCAAACGACTGGAAGGAGTACGTCCATGGGACGGACATATTGGACATGAAGCTGGAAGACATCATG gACACCATCAACAATGTGAAGTCTCGACTGGGTAAAAGTGCCCAGATCCAGACGCTGCTGCGAGCGTTCGAGGCTCGTGACCGAAACCTCCAGGAGAGTAACTTTGACAGGGTCAACTTCTGGTCCATAGTCAATCTTGTTGTCATGATGGTGGTGTCGACGGTTCAGGTGTACCTGGTCCGTTCGCTGTTTGAAGATAAGAGGAAAATTCGTACATAA